The Toxorhynchites rutilus septentrionalis strain SRP chromosome 1, ASM2978413v1, whole genome shotgun sequence genome contains the following window.
GCGGCCGGAAGGGACACATGCAGAAAGATTGCCGCCAGAGGAACAACGGTGAGGCCAACGTAGCTTCAGGAAGCGGTTCTGTGAGCTTTATGGTCAACCGTGAAAAATCTGGCCGGCGGCAGAGCGAAAAGGTCACCTTCAAGTTGGATTCTGGATCACGTGACCAATTGATTAATGATGCCAGGGTATTTTCGTCGTCTTCAAGACTGGCTGAGCCGATCGTTATTCAAGTTGCCAAGGACGGCGAAACACTCGTGGCGAGAACGAAGGGCGTGATCGATAGCTGCAGCAACAAAGGTGTTCGAGTAAATATCAACGAGGTGCTGTATATCCCCGACCTACGGGATAACCTGATGTCCGTTAAACGACTGGCAATTGCTGGAATTTCGGTGCTGTTTGATGGTCGTCAAGCAGTGTTACGGAAGGAGAACCAAATGATTGCCACGGCCCATTTGGAGGGCAGTCTGTACGAGCTGGAAATCAACGTGGATCCACCGGCAGCAAACATGTGCGATGCAGAGGCGAGCGGATTGTGGCATCGTCGACTTGGCCATCTCAATGAAAAGGCGATGGCAAAACTGGTGCAGCACAACATGGTGAATGGCATCAACGTGAAACCAAAGGCCATTAAGTTCTGTGATCCCTGTGTACAAGGTAAGCAGTGCCGCGAACCTTTCAGCGgaactagacagcgagcaacccGGGTGTTGGAACGAATCCACTCGGACGTCTGTGGTCCTATTGATCCACCGGCGTGGGACGGGTCACGATATTTTGTTTCCTTTATCGACGACCACACGCACTTCGTGGTTATCTACCTGATGAAGAAGAAGTCCCAAGTTTTTGAGAAATTCCGTGAGTTCGAAGCAATGGCTACAGCGGCGACAGGCAAGGCGATTTCCAGACTGACCGTAGATCAAGGAAGGGAGTACTGCTCCAACGAACAGAAGGCGTGGTACAGATCCAAAGGTCGCTTATACTCCCCAGCAGAACGGTGTAGCAGAACGTTTCAACAGGACGCTCATCGAGAAGATACGTGCTATGCTCTTCGATCCACAGGTCCCAAAGAATTTGTGGTCTGAAGCCGCCTACACCGGAGTGTACCTGCTGAACCGAAGTCCTACGGCAAGCCTCCAGTGTGAAAAGACGCCAGCTGAACTGTGGTTCGGTACGAAGCCAAGTGTAGAGAAGGTTCGCATATTCGGATGCAAGGCATTTGCGTGGATTCCAAGCCAGGCAAGGAAGAAGCTCGATCCGAAAAGCGTGGAGGTAGTCTTGATGGGGTATGCCCCTAATGGCTACAGGCTCTGGGACAGAAAGCAACGGAAGATCATCGTAGCCCGAGATGTCAAGTTTGACGAAACACGTTTTCCTTATGGTGCAGAACCAGATGAATCATCAAAAGCTCCCCTGGTCGTCGTATTCCCGCTTGAACAAGAGGGGGAAGCTGAAGATGTATAAGCTGACGTGGCAGAACCAGGTGACGAttcccaagaagaagaagatccgcAGTCCGACGTCGAAACTCAACCAGACGAGCCTGACGATCCGACACCACCAGCGCTCCCTTCGCAACCAGAACACTGCGAGTCCGACGGACAAACGCAAGTGAGGCGCAGCGAACGGGAGCGCACGCTCCCTGGtaagttatttgattactttacCGGTTACGGAGCAACTTCTGGCGGTCTATTTTTCATAGATACTCCACAAAGCTATGATGAGATAGCTGGACGAGATGACAGCAAGGATTGGTTACGTGCGGTCAAAAGCGAACTAGGCTCTCTGAAGAGGAACAACGTGTGGCAGTTAACGACGTGCCCGGCTGACGTAAAACCCCTCAAATCGAAATGGGTCTTCAGACTGAAGGAGGACGACAATGGTAGGCCCGTTCGCTACAAAGCACGTTTAGTGGCGAAGGGCTATCTCCAAAAGCCGGGACAAGATTTCGAGGAAACCTACGCACCGGTGGCAAGGCTGGCCACAATCCGAGCTGTGCTGGCCGTCGGAGTTCATCATAAGTATCATTTTCATCAAATGGATGTACGGACTGCTTTCCAGCATGGAAGTTTGAAGAAAACCATCTACATGGCCGTTCCGGATGGAGTTCAAGCGAAGCCTGGTCAAGTTTGTCGATTGGTCAAGTTGTTGTATGGCCTAAAGCAATCCCCGAGATGTTGGAACGAGCGTTTCAACGAAGAGCTGCTGAAGATGGGCTTCATTCGGTCCAAGCACGACTATTGCCTCTACACGAAGCTGGTTCCCAATGATGAGCTGATCGTGATTCTATACGTGGATGACCTTCTGGTGGTGGGCCGGAATCTATCAACGATTGCGCAATTGAAGCGTGATCTGGCCAAGCTGTTCGAGATGTCCGATTGTGGTGACCTGTGCCATTTCTTAGGCATAAAAATCGACTACAACAATGAGGCTGGTGTAATGAAGCTGTAGCAGAACGCAGGCATCAATCGGCTGATGAAACGCTTCGGGATGGATGACTGCAATCCGGTCAGAGTTCCGATGGAGAAAGGCCTCTCACTGGAACCGACAGGCCAACGCACTGACGAACCATATCGCGAGCTATTGGGATCCCTGATGTATCTCATGCTGTGTGTTCGACCTGACGTATGTTTTCCGGTTGGATATCTGGGTCGTTTCCAGCAAAACCCTACGACTCAACACTGGCAAGCACTGAAGCACGTGGTCCGGTACATTCAAGGAACCAGAGGTATGACGCTACTATTCCGGCGAGAGGAATCGAGCGTACCATTGGTCGGGTACGCGGATGCGGATTGGGCTTCCGATGTCACCGATAGGAAATCTGTCAGCGGTTACCTGTTCAAGGTGTTCGGATGTCCCGTCTCCTGGTGTAGCAAGAAGCAGCAGACAGTAGCAACATCATCCAGCGAGGCAGAATATGTAGCTCTGAGTCTGGCGGCAACTGAAGCGATTTGGCTGAACGGAGTTCTGAAGGATCTGCAAGAAGCTAGCGCACCGGTTACCATCTACGAAGATAACAGGGGCTGCATCTGCATGGCGAAGAATTTGGAGATGATGCGCACCAAGCATATCGACGTCAAGCATCACTTCCTCCGTGATCACGTGGCGTCTGGATCCCTAAAAATCGAACCTATCAAGACCGAAGATCAGATAGCGGATATATATTTACCAAGCCGTTGGAGTCTACCCGTTTCAAGGCTCTACGGTCAAACCTAGGATTAACTGTTTGAGAGGGGGTGTTGAAGTGTAGTCATCCAGTCTAAGCAAACCTATGTTTATTTGTACCGACTACCAACCTGAGACCCCTAGCAACctagtttgttattttgtttaaatgTTCACTTCACTAGTTTCACTCCTCAAGACTAGTCGTCTTTATTTCAAGCTTCCTGAAATCTTCCAAATCGTTACCACTCAAgagaacggaatacagaatggaattttatcgaATCATTCGAAATATTTAGAATCGATCGAAATGCAGAATAGGGAtgaatatcagggacgcaaaccaaaacaaaataattattgTTCACCTTGTTTATTTCAAAGCATCAGTATTCGAGGAGGGCGTAGACTTTGGGGGTAGACCCTGAACCCGATGGTTATGTGCTGTTGAGGAAGATGATCGGTCCGACGGTACTGGAGATCAATTCATTCGGCGCTGGCCTGATAAACGGACTGTTGCCACAAAATTAAGTAAGGTCTCTGGACTTAAGgcactatatatattttttgaaggcTGAGTTTTTTACATAAGGGTTTTTCCATGTACCACGTgtacagaaaaagcacgattttagactcccccccccTCCCCTTCCGTGGACTAACGTGGGCATTCCCATACCCCtctccctgttgtccacgtagaAATTTTAAATGCGCCATATTCGACTCCAGTTGAGTCCTGGATGTTTTCGTTCTATCCGCGGCAGTTCGTTCTGCTCAATATAGTATTTGATTATAGTTTCACTAGAGGGATTTTGTTGGATCGGAATTGGAAGCAGCGACATTTGCTGACGAATTTGTCTCAGGCATGGGAAATCTGCTGACGAAGGATTCGTTTGTGTGAGGAGGGAGTAATAGAACGGGATGGATGAAATCTCTTGTAAATGCCGATTAATCAGCAGCGCCTTACATTTTAGCGCTGGCAGTTGCAATTTCAGTCCGCCCTGCTCTATGCTTCGCGCAAGCTGCTGTATCAGCACTCGCACTGGCAACCCTTTCCACAGGAACGAACCCATTGTTGCAGTTATTTTTGCTGTGTGAATACTGTACGGTGAGATTATCGATGCCACATACCAAGTCTTTGAAAGAATGAACGTGTTTAAAAGCATTATCTTCTGACATAAATTTAGGGTCCGTTGAGAATGAAGCCAAATATTTTGCGCTATTTTGGAAACTAGCGCATCCCAATTCAGCTTCACCATTTCCCGCAGAGAGTTAGTGAAGACGATGCCTACAATTTTCACCGTCTCCTTTGTCTGAAGCCAAGGCACTGTCCATAGATTTCCATCGGTTGCTCCCACATCGATAGATACCGTCTTTTGGCGATTGAGCTTAGCCCCAGCGATAAATTCAAATTGACAGAACATTTCAttgatctgttcgattttttgtgtAGATGTTGTCACCACACTGATGTCATCTGCGTAAGCTACACACAGGTCATTACCATCACAAATACGCTCCACTCGTGTGAGAAGTGGATGAAGATACAGCGAGAATAGCATCATCGATAATGGTTCGCCCTGTCGAACCGATTTCTCGATTGGGAAACTTTGTGAGAGATGGCCGTTTATCAACAACCGAGACGTAGAACGTTCGACAATCCGCTGCAGTAACCCGACGAAACTCTGATTGATACCGAGCGACCGCA
Protein-coding sequences here:
- the LOC129761612 gene encoding uncharacterized protein LOC129761612; the protein is MDDCNPVRVPMEKGLSLEPTGQRTDEPYRELLGSLMYLMLCVRPDVCFPVGYLGRFQQNPTTQHWQALKHVVRYIQGTRGMTLLFRREESSVPLVGYADADWASDVTDRKSVSGYLFKVFGCPVSWCSKKQQTVATSSSEAEYVALSLAATEAIWLNGVLKDLQEASAPVTIYEDNRGCICMAKNLEMMRTKHIDVKHHFLRDHVASGSLKIEPIKTEDQIADIYLPSRWSLPVSRLYGQT